The Saccopteryx leptura isolate mSacLep1 chromosome 2, mSacLep1_pri_phased_curated, whole genome shotgun sequence genome has a window encoding:
- the ATP5MC1 gene encoding ATP synthase F(0) complex subunit C1, mitochondrial isoform X1, with protein sequence MPRSSRREGRRSCRKPIKKEKTEKMQTTGALLIPPALIRCCTRGLIRPASASFLSRPEIPPEQPSYSNSPLQVARREFQTSAVSRDIDTAAKFIGAGAATVGVAGSGAGIGTVFGSLIIGYARNPSLKQQLFSYAILGFALSEAMGLFCLMVAFLILFAM encoded by the exons ATGCCACGAAGCTCCCgtagagagggaagaagaagctgcagaaaaccaataaaaaaagagaag ACTGAAAAAATGCAGACCACCGGGGCACTACTCATTCCTCCAGCTCTG ATCCGCTGTTGTACCAGGGGCCTAATCAGGCCTGCATCTGCCTCCTTTCTGAGTAGGCCGGAGATCCCACCTGAACAG CCTTCCTACAGCAACTCCCCACTCCAGGTGGCCAGACGGGAGTTCCAGACCAGTGCTGTATCCCGGGACATTGACACAGCAGCCAAGTTTATTGGTGCTGGGGCTGCCACAGTGGGTGTGGCTGGTTCAGGGGCTGGAATAGGAACAGTGTTTGGCAGTTTGATCATTGGCTATGCCAG GAATCCGTCTCTCAAGCAGCAGCTCTTCTCCTATGCCATTCTGGGCTTTGCCCTGTCTGAGGCCATGGGGCTCTTCTGTTTGATGGTCGCCTTCCTTATCCTCTTCGCCATGTGA
- the ATP5MC1 gene encoding ATP synthase F(0) complex subunit C1, mitochondrial isoform X2, with product MPRSSRREGRRSCRKPIKKEKTEKMQTTGALLIPPALIRCCTRGLIRPASASFLSRPEIPPEQPSYSNSPLQVARREFQTSAVSRDIDTAAKFIGAGAATVGVAGSGAGIGTVFGSLIIGYARRRQETSLMHPTWLT from the exons ATGCCACGAAGCTCCCgtagagagggaagaagaagctgcagaaaaccaataaaaaaagagaag ACTGAAAAAATGCAGACCACCGGGGCACTACTCATTCCTCCAGCTCTG ATCCGCTGTTGTACCAGGGGCCTAATCAGGCCTGCATCTGCCTCCTTTCTGAGTAGGCCGGAGATCCCACCTGAACAG CCTTCCTACAGCAACTCCCCACTCCAGGTGGCCAGACGGGAGTTCCAGACCAGTGCTGTATCCCGGGACATTGACACAGCAGCCAAGTTTATTGGTGCTGGGGCTGCCACAGTGGGTGTGGCTGGTTCAGGGGCTGGAATAGGAACAGTGTTTGGCAGTTTGATCATTGGCTATGCCAG GAGGAGACAAGAAACCTCTCTGATGCATCCAACCTGGCTCACTTAA
- the ATP5MC1 gene encoding ATP synthase F(0) complex subunit C1, mitochondrial isoform X3 has translation MQTTGALLIPPALIRCCTRGLIRPASASFLSRPEIPPEQPSYSNSPLQVARREFQTSAVSRDIDTAAKFIGAGAATVGVAGSGAGIGTVFGSLIIGYARNPSLKQQLFSYAILGFALSEAMGLFCLMVAFLILFAM, from the exons ATGCAGACCACCGGGGCACTACTCATTCCTCCAGCTCTG ATCCGCTGTTGTACCAGGGGCCTAATCAGGCCTGCATCTGCCTCCTTTCTGAGTAGGCCGGAGATCCCACCTGAACAG CCTTCCTACAGCAACTCCCCACTCCAGGTGGCCAGACGGGAGTTCCAGACCAGTGCTGTATCCCGGGACATTGACACAGCAGCCAAGTTTATTGGTGCTGGGGCTGCCACAGTGGGTGTGGCTGGTTCAGGGGCTGGAATAGGAACAGTGTTTGGCAGTTTGATCATTGGCTATGCCAG GAATCCGTCTCTCAAGCAGCAGCTCTTCTCCTATGCCATTCTGGGCTTTGCCCTGTCTGAGGCCATGGGGCTCTTCTGTTTGATGGTCGCCTTCCTTATCCTCTTCGCCATGTGA